The Oxobacter pfennigii genome includes the window GGATAATCTATCTTATAATATTGAGCCTGAAAAGGGGTTTGTTGCATTTATAAGGTCAATTTTCAGTAATAAAGCAATTATACAGAAACAAGCCCAACAGGATGATTTCAATAAATACATGGAGGCATTGAACACAGCAAGAATGGATATGGAAAATGCCCAAAAGCTTTTTGATAATGTATCGGATCCCGATCTCATTGAGTGTGCGATCTATCAGGAGCATGCAGCAAAGCTTAAATATTCATATCTGGTACGGAAGGCGAAGGAAAGCAATTACAGATTTTCAGAATTTCATTTCTATTGATACATTAATTAGTAATATTTATGTAATAAAAGAAATATTATATGTGTATATATTAATAGGCATTCATTTAATTGAATGCCTATTAATATATACACAGGAGGGCTGTACCATGATAATGGGTATAAGCTATGAATCGTTAATTGCCTATTTGTTTATATTTATGTTTGCAATTATCTTTATGGCAGTTCTTGCATCACCTATAAAATGGCTGCTAAAGCTTCTTTTTAATTCAGCAATTGGCGCGATGGCCATATTATTATTTAATTTGCTTGGAAGGTACATAAATTTCTCAATCGGGCTTAATCCAGGTTCCATATTAACTGTAGGAGCTTTGGGAATTCCGGGATTTATACTTTTATTATTTTTAAAGTTTTATTTGTTCTAATCTATTTATTGTTTTATAGGGGGACGGGCTGGTGGGGCCCGAAACATTTGCTTTTAAAAGGCTATTTGTCTCTTGTCTATGCGTGGAATGTATAAAAGAGGCAAATGGCCTTTTAGCAGATCGTTATAATTTATTCAGTAAGCCATATTTCATATTGAAAAAGCCTCGTTTGTATATTAAAAATATATTATAATTTCTTTCAAAA containing:
- a CDS encoding YaaL family protein; translation: MDNLSYNIEPEKGFVAFIRSIFSNKAIIQKQAQQDDFNKYMEALNTARMDMENAQKLFDNVSDPDLIECAIYQEHAAKLKYSYLVRKAKESNYRFSEFHFY
- a CDS encoding pro-sigmaK processing inhibitor BofA family protein; this translates as MIMGISYESLIAYLFIFMFAIIFMAVLASPIKWLLKLLFNSAIGAMAILLFNLLGRYINFSIGLNPGSILTVGALGIPGFILLLFLKFYLF